A DNA window from Mesotoga sp. UBA6090 contains the following coding sequences:
- a CDS encoding DUF4276 family protein, whose translation MNQLMVYVEGESDRLALTTLMKPLIEKKNSEGIAIEFASVGQSDNMSNNKRALLVKYPRKAYQIMRNNRESAVVLLPDLYPYNVGVPHTSYLQLRNGVMNAFAAMLSESENELKSRFEVFCFKHDLEVLLLAAFDQLQECLGMNIRKTWSREVEEQDDNNPPKKSSRVSSERRKSGTERQRLQKYSEKHHWKTSA comes from the coding sequence ATGAACCAACTGATGGTTTATGTTGAAGGAGAGTCTGACAGGCTCGCCTTGACGACACTTATGAAACCCTTAATTGAAAAAAAGAACTCAGAGGGCATTGCTATAGAATTTGCAAGTGTTGGTCAGTCGGATAACATGTCGAACAACAAAAGAGCTCTGTTGGTAAAGTATCCTAGAAAGGCTTACCAAATCATGAGAAATAACAGGGAAAGCGCGGTCGTTCTTTTGCCCGACCTGTATCCTTACAATGTAGGTGTTCCTCACACAAGTTATTTACAGCTGCGCAATGGCGTTATGAACGCATTCGCCGCTATGCTTTCCGAAAGTGAAAACGAGCTGAAAAGCAGATTCGAAGTATTCTGCTTTAAACATGATCTAGAGGTTTTGTTGCTTGCAGCTTTTGATCAACTTCAAGAATGCCTTGGCATGAATATCCGCAAAACGTGGTCCAGAGAAGTTGAAGAACAGGACGACAACAATCCACCAAAAAAATCATCGAGAGTCTCTTCCGAAAGGCGAAAAAGCGGTACGGAAAGACAACGGCTGCAGAAATACTCAGAAAAGCATCATTGGAAGACATCCGCCTGA
- a CDS encoding nucleotidyltransferase family protein, whose product MQDLERVLQALRGNLPELRDRFSVSKIGVFGSYVKGNQCDDSDVDIYVEFDRVPGLEFMDLSEQLERIVLKKVDLLTPSGLKSIRNARIRHDIEQSIRYV is encoded by the coding sequence ATGCAAGATCTAGAAAGAGTTTTACAAGCATTGCGTGGAAATCTTCCAGAACTAAGAGATCGTTTCTCTGTCTCGAAGATAGGGGTTTTTGGTTCGTATGTGAAAGGAAATCAGTGCGACGACAGCGACGTAGATATCTACGTAGAGTTTGACAGGGTGCCTGGTTTAGAATTCATGGACCTCTCAGAGCAGCTTGAACGCATCGTACTAAAGAAGGTTGATTTACTAACTCCTTCTGGGTTAAAGAGCATACGAAACGCCCGAATTAGGCACGATATAGAGCAGTCAATAAGATATGTCTAA